In Citrobacter sp. RHB25-C09, the following proteins share a genomic window:
- a CDS encoding DUF4060 family protein yields the protein MRLINRSKQSPLGRRACDAALAKHVERYGDYGRSDRKETYTVNVDGVKIWVEVVNRHKSYVATAMTGMRRLRTLPGRFN from the coding sequence ATGCGCCTTATTAATCGCAGTAAGCAATCGCCACTTGGCCGCCGGGCATGCGATGCAGCACTGGCTAAGCATGTTGAACGATATGGAGACTATGGTCGTAGCGACAGGAAGGAAACATACACGGTGAACGTGGACGGCGTGAAAATCTGGGTAGAGGTTGTAAACCGCCATAAAAGCTATGTGGCAACAGCAATGACTGGAATGCGCCGACTGAGAACGTTACCCGGTCGATTTAACTGA
- the xis gene encoding excisionase Xis yields MSKKIKDFDLMSTREICCQLRISARTLERYRKRPSNSNPFPEPDCSYMGGSNKWLKTKVHEWQVREMSRSVRRPMSHLNLPRDSKGRIIRSDVA; encoded by the coding sequence ATGAGCAAAAAAATAAAAGACTTCGATCTGATGAGTACCCGAGAAATTTGCTGCCAATTGCGGATCTCAGCCAGAACGCTGGAGCGTTATCGTAAGCGACCGAGTAACAGTAACCCTTTCCCTGAACCAGACTGTTCATACATGGGAGGCTCTAACAAATGGCTGAAAACTAAAGTTCACGAGTGGCAAGTACGGGAAATGTCACGTTCAGTCCGGCGCCCTATGTCTCACCTGAATCTTCCCCGCGACAGCAAGGGACGTATTATCCGGTCTGACGTGGCGTGA